From a region of the Chondrinema litorale genome:
- a CDS encoding DUF983 domain-containing protein, translating to MKPILRNIIEEKCPKCGESHAFYSKGNVLLFKAPKMNERCTHCNYRYEKEPGYFTGAMYISYALCIIEMLLVVVLGNFADISIKHIGYLLMLLIFALWPFNFRMSRILWMYIA from the coding sequence ATGAAGCCTATATTGAGAAATATAATCGAAGAAAAATGTCCTAAATGTGGAGAGTCTCATGCTTTTTATTCAAAAGGGAATGTCCTTTTATTTAAAGCTCCTAAAATGAATGAACGTTGCACACATTGTAATTATAGGTACGAGAAAGAACCAGGTTATTTTACAGGAGCAATGTACATAAGTTATGCTTTATGTATTATAGAAATGTTGCTAGTAGTTGTATTAGGCAATTTTGCTGATATTTCTATCAAACATATCGGATATTTATTGATGTTATTAATTTTTGCGCTTTGGCCTTTTAATTTCAGAATGTCGCGTATTCTGTGGATGTATATCGCTTAG
- a CDS encoding D-arabinono-1,4-lactone oxidase translates to MKRKQFLKTSSTLVAGSLIAPMISCNSNSKSAGTETTKPEVEMATARTNWAGNYTYKAPKLHTPESVEELQELVKTLDTQKALGSKHCFNNIADSPLNQISTEKLNKVVSIDKDAKTVTVESGIRYGDLANPLDEAGFALHNLASLPHISVVGACATATHGSGVKNGNLSSAVVGLELITPSGELVKFAKGDPEFNGVVVNIGALGIISRVTLEVEDTYQVRQDVLQELPLASAIENFEAIMSAGYSVSLFTDWLNDKVSQVWVKRKVTDGLADLGNDYYGAKAATKDLHPITALSAENCTAQMGVAGPWYERLPHFKMGFTPSSGDELQSEFFVPMENAVEALKAIEAKKAVISPHLFISEIRSIAADELWLSPAYKKDIIAFHFTWKPRGPEVNKLLPVIEQELAPFGVVPHWGKLFTINPEVLHSRYEKMEDFLNLTKKYDPEGKFRNAYLDKNLYV, encoded by the coding sequence ATGAAGAGAAAACAATTTTTAAAAACATCATCGACTTTGGTTGCCGGAAGTTTAATTGCTCCAATGATTTCATGCAACTCAAATTCAAAAAGTGCCGGAACTGAAACTACAAAACCCGAAGTTGAAATGGCCACTGCAAGAACGAATTGGGCAGGTAATTACACTTATAAAGCTCCTAAACTTCATACTCCCGAATCAGTAGAAGAACTACAAGAACTTGTAAAAACACTCGATACCCAAAAAGCTTTAGGGTCAAAACATTGCTTTAATAACATTGCAGACAGTCCATTAAACCAGATTTCTACAGAGAAGCTCAACAAGGTAGTTTCTATTGACAAAGATGCCAAGACAGTAACTGTAGAAAGTGGCATTCGATACGGCGATTTGGCTAACCCATTAGATGAAGCCGGTTTTGCTTTACATAATCTTGCCTCTTTGCCTCACATTTCTGTTGTTGGCGCTTGTGCAACCGCAACGCATGGTTCAGGAGTTAAAAATGGCAATTTGTCTAGTGCGGTTGTGGGTCTCGAATTAATTACTCCTAGTGGAGAATTGGTGAAATTCGCTAAAGGGGATCCGGAGTTTAATGGGGTGGTAGTAAATATTGGTGCTTTAGGCATCATCAGCCGAGTAACTCTAGAAGTTGAAGATACTTATCAGGTTCGTCAAGATGTTTTACAAGAATTGCCACTAGCTTCTGCGATTGAGAATTTTGAAGCCATAATGTCTGCTGGTTACAGTGTGAGCTTGTTCACAGATTGGTTGAATGACAAAGTGAGTCAGGTTTGGGTTAAGCGCAAAGTAACTGATGGATTAGCTGACTTAGGCAACGATTATTATGGTGCAAAAGCAGCTACCAAAGACTTACACCCAATTACGGCACTTTCAGCAGAGAATTGCACAGCTCAAATGGGTGTTGCCGGACCTTGGTACGAAAGATTGCCACATTTTAAAATGGGATTTACACCAAGCAGTGGAGACGAGCTTCAATCTGAGTTTTTTGTACCAATGGAAAACGCAGTAGAAGCTTTAAAAGCCATAGAAGCTAAGAAAGCTGTAATTTCACCACATTTATTTATTTCTGAAATACGTAGTATTGCTGCCGATGAGCTTTGGTTGAGTCCAGCTTATAAAAAAGATATAATTGCTTTCCACTTTACTTGGAAGCCGAGAGGACCAGAGGTTAACAAATTACTTCCGGTAATAGAGCAGGAGCTTGCTCCATTTGGAGTAGTGCCTCACTGGGGGAAATTGTTTACAATTAACCCTGAGGTTTTACATAGTAGATACGAGAAGATGGAAGATTTCTTAAACCTTACTAAAAAGTACGATCCTGAAGGTAAATTTAGAAATGCTTATTTAGATAAGAATCTATATGTATAA
- a CDS encoding RNA polymerase sigma-70 factor translates to MSNNEVALLKAGDIKAFKQVYDTNWDRLFRISYKYLQNKQDAEEAVHDIFTTFWKYRNNLDVNQGIHGYLLKITQTTLLKIVRRKKIEYVSYPHENIVSSNLTENEVIIRNLEEYSSSLIDELPEKRKLIFQMSRNEGMSYDEIAKQLNISKKTVENQMSAALKFLRKKLSASIIITTITILSHIF, encoded by the coding sequence ATGAGCAATAATGAAGTAGCTCTTTTAAAGGCAGGCGATATTAAAGCCTTTAAACAAGTTTATGATACCAATTGGGATCGGTTATTTAGAATTTCATATAAATATTTACAAAACAAACAGGATGCTGAAGAAGCCGTTCATGATATATTTACGACTTTTTGGAAATACAGAAACAATTTGGATGTAAACCAGGGGATTCATGGTTATTTACTTAAGATTACCCAAACGACTTTACTTAAAATAGTTCGTAGAAAGAAAATTGAATATGTTTCTTATCCACATGAAAATATTGTTTCTTCAAATCTTACGGAAAATGAAGTGATAATTAGAAACTTAGAAGAATATTCTAGCAGTTTAATCGATGAATTACCTGAAAAAAGAAAGCTCATATTTCAAATGAGTCGCAATGAAGGAATGAGTTATGATGAAATTGCAAAACAACTTAATATTTCTAAAAAGACAGTCGAAAACCAGATGAGTGCTGCCTTAAAGTTCTTGCGAAAGAAATTAAGTGCTTCGATAATTATTACTACAATAACTATTCTATCTCATATTTTTTAA